The genomic DNA GGATCGATGCAAAAGAAGTGGGCTATATCAACGCACACGGAACAAGTACACCAGCAAATGATCAAGCAGAAGCTAAAGCGATCCAAATCGCTTTAGGAGACTCTTTCAAAGAAACCTATGTCAGCAGTACGAAATCAATGACTGGACACTTATTAGGTGCTGCAGGTGGGATTGAGGCGCTTGCCACTTTGATGGCGTTAGAGCATCAGTTTATTCCACCAAACATCAATGTTGAAAAACAAGATCCTGAAATCGATCTGAACGTTGTGATCAACGAAAGTAAACCAGCTGAACTGTCTTATGCCATGAGTAATTCATTAGGATTTGGTGGACATAATGCTGTACTATGTATGAAACGCTGGGAGGAATAATGTTGAAGATCAATGAAATCAAAGAATTAGTCAGTCAATTTGATCAGTCAACTTTAACAGAATTTGACTTGAAAGACGGACAATTTGAATTATATATGAATAAAAATGAAATGAGTCGGGGAATGGGGCAAACAGTACCAACAACGAGTGCTTCTGAACCACAACCTCAACAAGTTGTACCGGCTTTACCAAAAGAAGAAAGCCATGCTGTTCAACCGGAAGCAGTTGCGCCGACAATTGATGGGACTGAAGTGAAATCACCAATCGTTGGAATCGTCTATCTACAACCATCTCCTGACAAGCCAGCATTCAAAAAAGTAGGAGACAAAGTTTCTAAGGGTGAAGTGATCTGTATCATCGAAGCAATGAAATTGATGAACGAAGTAACCAGTGATGTCGAT from Enterococcus mundtii includes the following:
- the accB gene encoding acetyl-CoA carboxylase biotin carboxyl carrier protein, with product MKINEIKELVSQFDQSTLTEFDLKDGQFELYMNKNEMSRGMGQTVPTTSASEPQPQQVVPALPKEESHAVQPEAVAPTIDGTEVKSPIVGIVYLQPSPDKPAFKKVGDKVSKGEVICIIEAMKLMNEVTSDVDGEIVAILIDNEEVVEYGQPLFIIQPN